tctcattaaaataaaatgtataacacccgattttttttcattttcattttattgtttaaataagGATATAAAACAATGTAGAATTTTTTTTCAACCCAATTTGCATCAATAAATCCATTTAGCATAAAATTATTACACTACTTGTATAGAAGATCATAACCAACTGTTGCTTTCATATAatgcaaatttttttttttgttgcatCCAAATGAGAAGTTATTGGATTCTGAATAAATTGAGAAACAACATCAATAGAGTATAAAATTTCTAGTCTGATaacattgaaataaatgaaatttctaACAAGTTATTGAAACTTTCTTGCATCCTCCAATGGATTCGCTTCATTTTTTTTCAACTTGAGATTTAGCCTCATTGGAGTAACCTTTCTTTCAACTCTCTCATGTTAAAAGAACTCCAAGATATTCTTTACATAGTCTTTTTTGAGAAACGAAATTACCTTagtttgattttttaatttttagaccAAAAAAATAACCAAACTAGCTCCCTCAAAATTTTCATCCCAAAACAGATAGACAAATCATTCCTCaaattggaatttttttttattcattatctCTGTATataatcatatcatcaacatatgaTAATACCATAATATATGATTATTTATTCTAATTTTATAGATAAATTAGAACGTGAGTCAGAAACTCTAAAACCACAAAAGATGAGATATTGAGCAACTTTACCATACTATGCGCTTGATGCTTGCATTAAGCCTTAGAATGCTTTCTTCGAACAATAGACATAATTTGAAATTTGCTTAGAGCCAAAGATAAAGGTTGCTCTACAGATACGTCATGATCCAATTCTTTTTACCTCAAGTTCTCAGAGTTTTCAACCTTTAAAAGCAGCAAATGAAATAATTGATTGCACCGTCACCATTTTAACTACTGGCTAAATGTTTCCTTATAGGTGAAAACTCACGAGGTTTCAACTTGTCTATGGTACAATTTGACCTTTTCTTCAACCGAAAGATCCATTTGCAGGTGACTAGCCTACACTTCTTTGGTTGAGGTAACAAGTCTCATGTCTTATTATTGTCCAAAGCCTCAATCTCTTCTTTCATTGCTATTTCCCAATTTTACCACTTGATCCTCCACTTCCTTCACGACGGCATTCTCAAGAATATTTGAAGGATTTGTTTCATGAATTGGTGCTAGTAGTCCTGACCTTGAACATTCATAGACATCCTCCAACACTTTAGTTATTGCTTACAAGTTTCTTCATACCATTCTAAGTTGTTCCTACATTTGAGAGTTCCATTGCAACCAACACAAAAGCTTTTTTCTCACATTTTCGAGCTTCTCCAACAAAAAGTtgataaataaaaagattgaacaATCGGAGAACCTGACATTGTAtaccataaaaaaaaaaagtaaaaaaagcaACAAATAAACTTGTGAAAATAGATGTGCTTAACTCTCTATTGAAAGAGCTAAATCCACTAAGCCACTTCCCACGTATGTTTCCATGAAACACACCATATTCACCAACACTAAATCATTATCTAAAACGAAACACATAATTAAATGACTAAAACTAGATATGTTTTCTACTACTAACCattatctaaaattaactaaaaataagCATAGAAACATGTCAATAAAAAAGTGTAGGAAATTGTACTAATTTTTTAACCTATTCCCAGTCCAGTTTTAACAACATTCAAAACTAGATCATTTTCGTAGACACAGACATTGACATTGAATTGAGTGGAAAAGGACATGGTGGATTAGGAACTTGGACAACACCTTCAAGCATCATTGCAACAATCCTCATGGAAGGCCTTAACGATGGCTCTTCTTGCACACACCAAATAGCCACTTTTAATAACATCTCCAATGTCTCAACATCATTTCTAGCTTCTTCATCATTTTCAACCAGTTTTCCAATCATCCCTTCGCTGTAACACTTGAAAGCCCAATCTGTTAATATTGCTGCTTCCTCCATTTCAACTTCCACGCATCTTCTGCAACATATGATCTCCAACAACATCACCCAAAGCTGTAAACATCAACCTTGACAGTAACCGGGGTGTTTCGGAACCATTCTGGTGCTACATAGTCTTTAGTGCCTCGTATGCCGGTCTTGGTTCGGGTTTTGTCGTTCATCAGAAGCTTTGCCAACCCAAAATCGGATATTTTTGCGGTGAAGGACTCATCTAATAGTATATTTTGTGGCTTTATGTCACAATGGATGATTTGTTTGCTGCATTCTTCATGCAAGTATGCAAGGCCTTTAGCAATCATTGACGCAATTTGCAATCTTTGTTGCCAACTAGGCCTTGGAACTCCGAAAAGGAAGCTTGACAATGAGCCATTTTGCATGAACTCATAGACCAGAAGTCTATGTTCAGCTTCATCACAGTAGCCAATTAGCCTCACCAAGTTCTTGTGGTGAGTTTGGCCGATGACCTTCACTTCAGTTGTGAATTCCCTTTCACCATCTTGAGCAAACTTGTCTAGTTTTTTTACTGCAACACGATTTCCATAGATTGATGGCAATTCTCCTTTATAAACGGTGCCAAAAGCTCCTCTTCCAAGTTCTTCATTGAATTGGTTCGTGGCATGCTCGAGATCTTTGTATGTGAAAAACTGCAGATTAGTCTCTAAATCTCTTCTGCTAGGACTACGAACACCATTTAAGTCGTGAAGTCTTCTTCGGAATAAGCAGAAGAAGATTAGAGAAATTGCAGCTAAAACTACAAAGGTGCCTAAGAGAACCGAAAGGATCACAATAGCTTGATTATTCCGCGTGGCCAGTTTTTTCTTTGAGGCATCCGGTTGTTTCTTTGAGGCATCGGACTTAAGTACCTTAACTAGAACTGTACTATCAAGACCAGCTTCTCTGTACCCATTTGAAAGCGGTAGTTGCTTTTTAAAACAAGTTGCATTCCCATTATTCCTTGTAGTTGGATAAATGGCAACTGCACAAAAACAGTCACGAAGACAAGACTGCTGACATTCCAACTCAGTTGCAGGATAAAATATTCCATAGTCACTCAATGGAAAATTAACAAATGAAATATTCTGGAATTCGAACCGGTCTTCCCCAATGGTGGATCCATCAAGGCTGCAATCTCCAGGGTCGCCTGCATAATCTTGTTTGCAGCCAGCATAGTGATTATTGTCATCCAAGAAAGAAAATCCAGGGAGACATGTACAATTAGGCCTCCCATCGATAGATTCGCAGATGCTATTACAACCACAAGGGCCAATTCCATATTTATTCTTTCCACGTGGAACCGCTGAATCGACAAACGCACGACATATGTTCGGTGGCCAAGCCTTGAACACAGACCAGCTTGCACCACCACTGGGGTTCCTTGGATAAGAATACAAAGTGAAAACTCCATAAAAGTCAAGTGTCTCCCTGTAGTAGTATAAGCCTGGTCTTGGCTCAACATCTTTTGTCACATTGTCGACTAGACTTCCATTCGAATTCCAGATTAGAATATCCCCCGAGTCGTTGTCGAAGGCCAACCGAGAACCGTTTCCCAAGGGGAAACTAAAGTATTCTTCGTAAGGTTTGCCAGTGAACATATCTATTTGATTGAGCACAAGAGATCCATTAGTTTTAAAACGAAGTTGATATTTTCCCTTACCATAATTTGTTTGGGCTGATACAAGACTGCCATCAACACCCAATTCTTGAGACGGTAAGATGGTATGAGTTGGATGGTTGAAGCTCTCCCATATGTTGGTTGAGTTTTTGCTGACAATAACGAAATTCCCAGTGTCAAGCATGGCTGCATGGGACAATTGAAAATCATCAGTAGCCCTCTCAGACCTCCACAACTCTTTTCCTTTAGAGTCGTTAAGAACAAGAAAACCGGTCTCGGTGAGCTCCACCGTCGATCCTCTATCTGTTTCGGGGTTATCTCTATTAGCATACCAGACTATAGTTATTTCTGGTATATTAGCATACCAGATTGCAAGAAGAAACCGATCTTTTTTACTAGTAATGGGGTCAAAACCAAAGGCAAAAACACCTGATGGCGATTGCCAGGTGGTGTTTGTATCATCTGCAGCAAGCGACTTGCCTACAGttactgtgaaaaataaaatagaataaaataaataaaaataaagaacacataaattttacgtggaaaccctttcggaaaaaaaaccacgggcagaggagaagaaaattcactatgtcgaaaaatttttactcaaatacaagaggaatagacaatgtctatttataggcttgcaaagccatattctagtaggattgaaacaccttatcctaatcaatataaaatagatggagtttaataaggtttaaaaaccttattctaaaataaaataaaagaagtctagttctatatggattttacttttattttattttccatcgtattttatttaaataagaatttgggtcacttaattctaacaatctccaccttgacacaaattctcaatgaacaagttcttcatcgcgaactttcaataaacaagttcttcacctcttccaaaaaccccttaagggtttaacttcaacaatgaacaccaaccaagtctaagcaatgctcaaacttggttataggaagtgacttagtcatcatatctgcaggattttcatgagtgctaattttgctcacaacaatatcaccacgagcaataatatcacgaacaaaatgataccgaatatcaatgtgttttgttctctcatgaaacatttgatcttttgtaagaaagatggcactgaccgtcacaaaatctcgtgtctgatttgaaggtcttcattgagttcactaaatagtcccttcaaccaaatagcttctttacaagcctcatgaatcgccatgtactcaacttttggtagacaaagcgatcgtagtttgcaaagtggctttccaactaattgcacaacctccgattgtaaagacgtaactcgtgagagatcttcttctatcaaggtctctagcaaaatcagcatcaacataccctataactccatctttagttcttccaaactgtaagcaaacattagtagtgcctcgtaagtattttaaaatccatcgaatcgctttccggtgttctttaccagattcgccatgtatctcgctaactcagaccgatcgcatatgataaatctgacgtgaacaaaccatagcatacatgagagatcctctcgcactagagtatggaacatgtgacatgtactcaatctcattatcgattgaggagataaggccgatgaaagtctgaaatgggtcgctaaaggagtactaacagcttagcactctgcatattgaactccgcaaagaactttctcaatgtacccttccgacttaggtacaatttacttgcttttctatctcgagaatctccataccaagtatcttctttgctggtcctaaatctttcatctcaaattcttcacttagttgggctttaagctttcttatctctctttatcttttgtcgctatcaacatgtcatcaacataaagaagtagatacacaaaagaaccatcactatttttcttaaagtagacacaactgtcaaaactacttcttttgaaatcatgagaagtcataaaggaatcaaacctcttgtaccactgtcttggtgatctgtttcaaaccgtaaagggactttttcaaagaagcaaacatagtcctctttttcgagactataaaaccctctggttgttgcatgtaaatatcttcctcaagttctccatgcaaaatgcgcttttacatctaactgctcaagctccaaatcatgcatggcaacaataccaagcaaagctcgaatcgaactatgcttaacaaccggagagaacacatctgtgaagtccactcgaatttgatcagtaaccctttgcaacaagccttgctttatatccggttcttcaactcctgagtccttctttcttttaaacacccatttacaacgaaaagcctttttacctttaggaagttttacaaaatcccatgttctgctttttgtggagtgattccatctcctcttgcatagcaaacatccacttttcgagtcttcacagctaatcgcctcgaaataattaaatggctcttgattcgcatctatatcttcaccacatttaaagcataagcaactagatcaacctcggcatacttctttggaggtttaatttctcttcttgtcctgtttttggcgatagagtattgcggtgaagaagcaactctattctcaatttttgtactggcttgaggagttgattcagtattaatcgatgctccaccgcttttggttttctttattggaagagtctttaagagataagttaggtagcatagcgcttcatcaaaaacaacatctctgctaatcacaacttttctattttcagacaccataacttatagcctttacaccactttataaccaagaaaacgcatttaatggatctcggttccaattttccattatcaacatgagcatacgcaggacacccaaaaatctttaaatcagaataattagcaggattaccagaccatacctcttgtggagtctttttctcaatggcaacggatggagatcggttgatcaaaaacatgcagagaggtcgcttcgcccaaatgacttggtaagttggcatttgacaacatacatcgaaccttctccatgatcgttcgttcattcgctcgcaacgccgcttttgtcatggagtatgacgaactgtcaagtgtctcatgatccttcgacttgcacaatctattaaactcatcgtaacgaactctaagccattgtctgcatgacggaggtattttatctgcttttccgtctgcttttcaatcataattttccaagacttaaatgtggaaaacacatcgcttttcgcttcgtgaagaacgcccaaacttttctcgaaaaatcatcaataaaggttagcatataattagctccacctctcgaaggcactcggacggcccccacagatcgaatggatatactccaacgtttccttcgtgttatggattcctctagtgaatcgaactctctttgcttcccaaaaacacagtgctcacagaaattcaggtttgcaaattccttgcccattaagaagtcctctttgcttaattacgccatgccattctcactcatatgccctaggcgatatgccaaagtttagtaatatcatcatcgacaaggaagaggaagcgacaattgcatcaccaataatgatagaacctcagaaacatataacttggcaatctttctttgccctttcatcacaacaaggaccctttgaaatctttaaaaccccactttcaaatgTATCTGcatcttttgaatcaagagtactcaacgaaattaaatttcttttcaattcgaacatgccgcacgtcactaagtgttcgacaactccatcaaacatcttaactttaattgttccaacactgcgattttacatgaagcattatttcccatcaaaacaacaccttcagacatcttgtttcataagttgtaaaccaatcccgattgggactcatgtggaaggtgcaactgaatcaagtatccactcctcgcttactttagaatcattgatgaagcaactagaagttcaccatcattgtagtcttctacaacatcgccttcaccgaattttcatttgttttccttttgattcgcagcctcccttttaatcttattttgtagcttatagcactcagatttaatgtgccctttcttcttgcagaagttgcaagttttacctctgtttgaagatttcgatctacccttagatttaccacgaggattccgttcttgtgttctaccacgatcatcatcaacattccggtcttgtctcccacgaacaatgagaccctctccctgagagttgggtttaaccacaagatgcttcatcttatcatacgaggttaaagaatcataaacctcatcaactgtgagagactcgcggctatataaaatcgtgtctctaaaggttgaataagacagggcaacgaacaaagtagaatcaaccctagatcttccttatcatcttgaacctccatggcctccaagtttgagagaatttctttaaacaacattaagtgttcgtgtacgacgcaccttcctccaaacgatgagcataaagacgccgcttcatatgcaacttgcttgttagagttttcgacatacatatttgttctagcctcttccataatgcaatgcggttttctctttcatcacatcctcgcaaaatttcgttggacaaatgcgatgtaattgtgttaatgcctttcaatccttacgcttcttctcttcatctgttaatgtcgaaggcatcttatctatcctagcgggcatcctctagatccatctgtgcaagaacgcttgcatcttaatttgccacaacgcaaatcggtgttgcgatccaacaatgaatttcatacttcaaagacgccattaccgtgatcgagatgaataaccctaagctcgataccaatttgtgaaaataaaatagaataaaataaataaaataaagaacacataaattttacgtggaaaccctttcggaaaaaaaaaccacggcagaggagaagaaaattcactatgtcgaaaaatttttactcaaatacaagaggaatagacaatgtctatttataggcttgcaaagccatattctagtaggattgaaacaccttatcctaatcaatataaaatagatggagtttaataaggtttaaaaccttattctaaaataaaataaaagaagtctagttctatatggattttacttttattttattttccatcgtattttatttaaataagaatttgggtcacttaattctaacagttaCATTTGCTTGAGCCTCAACTGTTGCAAGAATCCAAAGGATGCTTGCAAGGATAAAAAGGCAAAGATGGTTATGAGAAAGTGGTGAAATCATTGAGCCTCTCCCACTAGGTGTTCAACAAAATGAAAGAACTATGAAGTATATGAACCCTGAGATCATTGAATCTAACGCAGAGATTAAAAAGGAAAATGGAATTGTCAGGTGCTGGTTTTGTGAGGGAACAACTTCCAGGAAAGTGGAAAATGGAAATTTTCAGCTGATGAAACTTCAACAATGACTTGGGTCTGCACATGCTATGACCTTTCTAAATTCTTGCGTCGCACTGCCATGATCGGCACCTGGCTGGTTGTTGGTTGTTGTTTTAAAGATGTTTGACTATTATTGCAACAAAAATGGTTTACAGTCACGTCAGTTTTGGAGATCGAGTGAACGGATCTGGATCTAACAAAATGTTTAAAGTCGTGCACGTATTAAATACGAAATTTGAATTTCACTCCATCTTTTCTCTTCAAGATTTTTATTAGAGGAACAAAATAAGCATGGAAAGTTCAAATACGAAATTTGTTTGATGTGCTACTTCGTATTTATGATTTTTCTTtcttaattcataatttttattgtttaaaaatcAACATAGTTAATTCATTATTATCAATATAAGAAAACATGATTTTGAATACGCTGAAACAGATTATCTTCTTATTTATCAAAATGTTATCAAGAAACCAACAaattttcctcttttatttttttctgttTTTACTTCAAATTATTTGTAAGAAAAatcttattaaataaatttacatGAGAGATATAGTTTTAAGGTTGGGTGGCATGAACTTAAAATGGAAGGTGAAATGAAGAAGACAAAGTTGATTTTTTTCATGCTAATTTTCTAGAAATAAAAAGTGCAGAGACGTTTTTTAGtggaaaaaagaaaattattaaaGACAAAATGTTATTTAGGTTACTTCTGATCGAATCAAATTAAGTGAAAATATGTTGAGTTAATAAAGCTGATGAgtcctattttattattctaatttgatttgaattttttgaatccaggaaaaattgtttaaattaaattaaaattttattatagaaacataaaattaaactatatatatttaaaactgTTTCAAAGctaaataagaagaaaaaaaagatactttaatattataaatttattaattaatttagatcccaaaattattattttagaaaatatttaaaattttaactttatatatttttagaatttttgaaattttataaatattttaaaatttaaaattatttaaatattttaaattttttttttgtaaattttgtgAGAAAGAgatcaatttgctcattttaaaattgataggatcaatctattatttgaattatccgAATTATAAAATTCAACTCGACTTGAATTCAAAACtcaattatttattcaaattaactcgtaaaattgaataattctattctattaactcaaaatttaaattaatttttaattttttaaattaaatcgaattttactatcaacaaaataattatttttaaaaggaaaaaataagGAAAGacacatgtaaaaaaaaaaagttatcggTTTGCACAATAAGAGGCATAATGAGGTGACAGAAGATTTTTATTCGTTATTTTCAACTATAAAATAGATTGATTATATATGTTTTTCTTGTAGTAACATGTTTTTGTTTAtcacattttttttttacgtGTGTGGATTTTCGTTGTCTCGTAATACAATCAATCCTGGTTCAAataagaaataatttaaaataataaaatgttatttattgataaatttgaatagtttaaaattatcattaaaaAGGAATAGTTTAAAATTGTAAGAAATtggaaaagaaaaacataattggATTAGTAAAACAGAAACACAGATATTTGTAATTTACCTTGAATCAAATGAGCCATCTCTTAcaacaaaaatacaaaaaaagtaAGAAACTACAATGCAAAATGTTTATCATTTCAGTTACCTTGAACCTGTATTCCTTGATATCCTTGGGATACAGTACAAATGGGCGACATTGCTTTCCTGAGTTACAAAGGGAATGGCTACGGCCCCCCAAGCAGAATCATAGCAGATGAAAAGGAGATGATGATCCAACTGTTTCATCAGCAGCGTTGTCCCAAATTTATCAGCATATCGGATAACGAAAGAAATCAATAAAATCCATGATGGTAATATGATGTCTGGTAACTATATTGCTACTTGTTTTGGTTGGGGACAGCCGGCTACCGCGGCAATTAAGCTAGGCTGGTTGGCGATCACCTTCTGCTTCTAAATCTCCTCTTTAAGAACATGTCGTAACTGGACCTTCTGAGTTTCCGTTCTTGCCTCCGAAAGTTTTGCCTTCAAACTAGTTGGCTGTGCACTGCAAGACCATTCGCTGCACATTTTCGTTGCTGGTCGATGAGTAGAGTCTGGTGAACTCCATTGTCCCAACATTTCCGAGGGACTGAAACCACCTTTAACGGACCATTTATCCAGGGACATAATACTCCAATTAGACTTCCTTCCGGTTGAAGGCCTGCCGTTTGTTCCTTCTACCGAGATTGTCTTGCATTTTTCTCCATTGTTTGGACATGATCTCCAAAGCTTTGCCATGGATGACACCTTCTTAAACTGTCTAGCAGGCAAAGAGCAAACTTCGCTAAATTCTGTGGTTGGGGTATCCCGACATGTATTATCTTCCCATTCAGTTCCACTACCCGAGAAATAGCTGTGCCAAGGATTCTTGTTTACAGATGCAGTACTCCCTTGTTGTGAATAACTCGAGCTCTGGTACTCGACATGGCTGACAGTTTCCCACCCACTTTCATCTTCTTCTATCTCAACATTTGCATTTGAATGTCTCAGAATGCTGCCTTTTTTTATCATACTCATTCGAGGACTCGCCATTTGAATATCTGAGGCATAGCTAGCAGTACTGTATGCGACACAGGGTTCGATATCCGTTTCAGTGGCTTCAGCTGAAGCTACCTGTTCGAAAACAGCAAAAATGTCATCTGGGTTTTGGGCCTCATATGTGAATTCCTTAATTTCTTGGACATTAATCGAGGCGGCACCCTGTCTAAGCGATTCTGCTTCTCTCATGTCATTCGCATCCCGAGTTCCGGTTCTTGACCTTAGAAAATTCTCCAAATCTGCTACAAGCTTGTTCATCTGTGAATACCTCTTTTCGAGGGCTACCTTCGCATCGATGAGTTTCATCTGAACACGTTCTTCACGCCAGACTTCAACCATCTGCAGCATCTTTCTTTCCTCATCGACTTCCTTTCGAAGCTTAATGGAATATCTCCTTAGTGCTTCCACTTCAGCCTTGTCTTCTCCAATTTCCTTGGCAAGCTCGTCACATACTTCTTCGATTAGTtctctggactttctttctttttcgtaGTTCTGCATATATTGCTTGGCCGATAACTTGGCAGCGGCCAGCTCATTCACCAATTTGGAATTAACAATTTCGAGTCTCTGGCGATTCTTTTTTTCTCGATTCAAGTTAGCTTTGACATCATCAACAAACGCACGTATTTTTTCATGCTCTCTGCTCCTCCACTCAGCCCTTTCCTCACTAACTTTCCTCAACAAGTGCTCGAGTTTCTTCTTTGAGGACCGGCATTCAGTCTCAAGCTCATCAGTGCGAGCTCGAGCCTGCTCTAATTCAGCTTCAAGGGCAGAAACAGTTGATACTGCAGTTACTCGTTGGTCAGTATGCTTCATACGGCTGTAAGTTTGCCGCACCTCATCTGTTGGTTTCAAGCAGACAGGATCCCACTTTGTTGCTCCCTCCATCTCAGAGTTCAAATATGGGATTGAAGACTCAATcttaaatggaaaaataaacagCTTAAGATCAGAAGAGTAAATAACAAATTCCACTTCCAGAAACCATCAAATGTGCAACATGACCGAGATGAAAAAGGCTTCCTTTCGTATGCATTCGATGTTTTCACATATTGTTCAGTTCAAAAGTTCAAGATTTGGGTAAGGAGCTCATAGAAGCAGGCATACCTTGTGCAGGAGACCATTTTCTGTGCCAGAGACAGAAGCCGGGCTCGGTAACAGATCCTTTGCTGTTGAACCATGAATTTCATCCTCGTGAAGTACCGGGACACCCGTAAAATCGTCACCGCGCTGCAGGAAATTAAGACATAATGAGCAAAAAAATGTTCAAACATGAATCAAATTACATCTAATCAATGAAGATGCAAGAAAGAAAAGAAGTAAACTATGAATAAAAACAGAGCCAAAAGCATAACTATCAGAAGCGATTTAAACAAACTATCAAACTGTATTCAATGAGAATCAAGTAGATTGTAAAGACCAATGGACGGTGTATCCCTTTATCAAGAAAATATCCATAAAATGCGTCAAAAAAGCAAGTAGTGGAAGCTTCATTTTCTTTGACATTCAAGCATAATCCAAGGCATTGTgaaaatcaataataaaacaatGAACAATGATGGGATTGTAAAGATCAGCATCAAATATAAGTAACCAATTAA
This is a stretch of genomic DNA from Gossypium arboreum isolate Shixiya-1 chromosome 11, ASM2569848v2, whole genome shotgun sequence. It encodes these proteins:
- the LOC108478583 gene encoding uncharacterized protein LOC108478583, whose product is MKNMMGEASLQAMFSGMKPRDVNLKTTTKQRTRNRRCRSLVGRRSRPQTPLFKWNMEEDGGGVEEELEDKEASGEGRRRKGTSTVSARKIAAGLWRLQLPETAIPGGGERKRNQLGIKRGDDFTGVPVLHEDEIHGSTAKDLLPSPASVSGTENGLLHKIESSIPYLNSEMEGATKWDPVCLKPTDEVRQTYSRMKHTDQRVTAVSTVSALEAELEQARARTDELETECRSSKKKLEHLLRKVSEERAEWRSREHEKIRAFVDDVKANLNREKKNRQRLEIVNSKLVNELAAAKLSAKQYMQNYEKERKSRELIEEVCDELAKEIGEDKAEVEALRRYSIKLRKEVDEERKMLQMVEVWREERVQMKLIDAKVALEKRYSQMNKLVADLENFLRSRTGTRDANDMREAESLRQGAASINVQEIKEFTYEAQNPDDIFAVFEQVASAEATETDIEPCVAYSTASYASDIQMASPRMSMIKKGSILRHSNANVEIEEDESGWETVSHVEYQSSSYSQQGSTASVNKNPWHSYFSGSGTEWEDNTCRDTPTTEFSEVCSLPARQFKKVSSMAKLWRSCPNNGEKCKTISVEGTNGRPSTGRKSNWSIMSLDKWSVKGGFSPSEMLGQWSSPDSTHRPATKMCSEWSCSAQPTSLKAKLSEARTETQKVQLRHVLKEEI
- the LOC108477920 gene encoding LOW QUALITY PROTEIN: G-type lectin S-receptor-like serine/threonine-protein kinase LECRK1 (The sequence of the model RefSeq protein was modified relative to this genomic sequence to represent the inferred CDS: inserted 1 base in 1 codon) — encoded protein: MSPICTVSQGYQGIQVQVTVGKSLAADDTNTTWQSPSGVFAFGFDPITSKKDRFLLAIWYANIPEITIVWYANRDNPETDRGSTVELTETGFLVLNDSKGKELWRSERATDDFQLSHAAMLDTGNFVIVSKNSTNIWESFNHPTHTILPSQELGVDGSLVSAQTNYGKGKYQLRFKTNGSLVLNQIDMFTGKPYEEYFSFPLGNGSRLAFDNDSGDILIWNSNGSLVDNVTKDVEPRPGLYYYRETLDFYGVFTLYSYPRNPSGGASWSVFKAWPPNICRAFVDSAVPRGKNKYGIGPCGCNSICESIDGRPNCTCLPGFSFLDDNNHYAGCKQDYAGDPGDCSLDGSTIGEDRFEFQNISFVNFPLSDYGIFYPATELECQQSCLRDCFCAVAIYPTTRNNGNATCFKKQLPLSNGYREAGLDSTVLVKVLKSDASKKQPDASKKKLATRNNQAIVILSVLLGTFVVLAAISLIFFCLFRRRLHDLNGVRSPSRRDLETNLQFFTYKDLEHATNQFNEELGRGAFGTVYKGELPSIYGNRVAVKKLDKFAQDGEREFTTEVKVIGQTHHKNLVRLIGYCDEAEHRLLVYEFMQNGSLSSFLFGVPRPSWQQRLQIASMIAKGLAYLHEECSKQIIHCDIKPQNILLDESFTAKISDFGLAKLLMNDKTRTKTGIRGTKDYVAPEWFRNTPVTVKVDVYSFGXMLLEIICCRRCVEVEMEEAAILTDWAFKCYSEGMIGKLVENDEEARNDVETLEMLLKVAIWCVQEEPSLRPSMRIVAMMLEGVVQVPNPPCPFPLNSMSMSVSTKMI